A stretch of Kryptolebias marmoratus isolate JLee-2015 linkage group LG24, ASM164957v2, whole genome shotgun sequence DNA encodes these proteins:
- the LOC108243559 gene encoding regulator of G-protein signaling 21-like isoform X2 — translation MSKLLFSKIRFYEIKDLFPNIKQPRSWQTDHKRHLSLERLLRDKKYLAAFRSFLQSEFSEENIEFWLACEDFKSTASSEDLDWKAKKIYEEFISPTACREINVDHRIKEKIQKSLEKPSRPCFDEAQKQIYLLMLTDSCPRFLHSDAYLSLRHKSRSIWYI, via the exons ATGtccaaacttttgttttcaaagattCGCTTTTATGAGATTAAAGATTTGTTTCCAAACATAAAGCAGCCCAGAAG CTGGCAGACTGACCACAAACGTCACCTGTCTTTGGAAAGATTACTGAGAGATAAAA agtACTTGGCAGCATTCCGCTCCTTCCTACAGTCAGAGTTCAGTGAGGAAAACATCGAGTTCTGGCTTGCCTGTGAAGACTTTAAGTCAACAGCCTCATCAGAAGACCTCGACTGGAAAGCAAAGAAGATCTATGAGGAGTTTATCAGCCCTACAGCCTGCAGAGAG atCAATGTAGACCACCGGATTAAAGAGAAGATCCAGAAATCTTTGGAGAAACCAAGTCGTCCCTGCTTTGATGAGGCCCAGAAACAGATTTACCTGTTGATGCTCACAGACTCGTGTCCCAGATTCCTGCACTCGGATGCCTACCTGAGTCTTAGGCACAAATCCAGGTCTATATGGtatatttaa
- the LOC108243559 gene encoding regulator of G-protein signaling 21-like isoform X1: protein MSKLLFSKIRFYEIKDLFPNIKQPRRIDIVQSRKKQKKDMWSFVIGQKVNNETCPSNLSWQTDHKRHLSLERLLRDKKYLAAFRSFLQSEFSEENIEFWLACEDFKSTASSEDLDWKAKKIYEEFISPTACREINVDHRIKEKIQKSLEKPSRPCFDEAQKQIYLLMLTDSCPRFLHSDAYLSLRHKSRSIWYI from the exons ATGtccaaacttttgttttcaaagattCGCTTTTATGAGATTAAAGATTTGTTTCCAAACATAAAGCAGCCCAGAAG GATTGATATTGTACAGAgtagaaaaaagcaaaagaaagacATGTGGTCATTTGTCATTGggcaaaaagtaaataatgagACATGTCCCTCAAACCTCAG CTGGCAGACTGACCACAAACGTCACCTGTCTTTGGAAAGATTACTGAGAGATAAAA agtACTTGGCAGCATTCCGCTCCTTCCTACAGTCAGAGTTCAGTGAGGAAAACATCGAGTTCTGGCTTGCCTGTGAAGACTTTAAGTCAACAGCCTCATCAGAAGACCTCGACTGGAAAGCAAAGAAGATCTATGAGGAGTTTATCAGCCCTACAGCCTGCAGAGAG atCAATGTAGACCACCGGATTAAAGAGAAGATCCAGAAATCTTTGGAGAAACCAAGTCGTCCCTGCTTTGATGAGGCCCAGAAACAGATTTACCTGTTGATGCTCACAGACTCGTGTCCCAGATTCCTGCACTCGGATGCCTACCTGAGTCTTAGGCACAAATCCAGGTCTATATGGtatatttaa